The following are encoded in a window of Roseimaritima ulvae genomic DNA:
- a CDS encoding heavy metal translocating P-type ATPase gives MTQAIEKTRFTIRLLVPGVHSPDDRCTERFIDLIAAKRGVDAAHVVTNGSEQTGEFCVHYDPDVLSLADVRDLAGRVGMDLGQRYGHWYAEMEPMHAGRASAVETRLASVSGVLEAVVSPDGAVRVEYDRQQTGEQDIDRSLDQILDHWRPDGEAAKPCCHGHHDKPGLFGRQTELLFACLCGVCLLVGWLLASFTAVSATVAIGFYLAAFFFGGFYTAREAFEKLRGGAFEIDFLMLVAAAGAAALDAWAEGALLLFLFSLGHSLEGYAMGRAKRAIEALAELTPSTARVRRDGREQEVSVDALQVGDVVVVKPDERVAADGFVIAGQSSVDQAPITGESMPVDKHPVTDRKAAADNAELLAAEHRVYAGTINQAGAIEIQVTKTAAENTLARVITMVNEAETRVSPTQKFTKRFQRVFVPTVLATVVLLLFAPLVLQESFGESFYRAMAVLVASSPCALAISTPSAVLSGVARAARGGILIKGGGPLESLGQLDAIAFDKTGTLTEGRPKITDIQPAEGVEESELLRIAVAVESLSNHPLAQAVVRDGRTRLDALSTGQSLPTAQNLQSITGRGVQADVEAQTVLLGNEQLFAEVDGPQLPAALRNAVNTLESDGRTTMVVRYGDRFLGVIGLMDTPRDAASRTIARLRKLGIDRMIMISGDNQQVANAVAAAVGIDTALGELMPEDKVNEIKKLNRQSGVAMVGDGVNDAPAMASAAVGIAMGAAGSDVALETADVALMADELDHLPLAIGLSRATSRIIRQNLWISLGMVVFLVPATILGLNIGPAVVLHEGSTLLVVCNALRLLAYKP, from the coding sequence ATGACTCAAGCAATCGAAAAAACTCGCTTTACGATCCGTCTGCTCGTCCCCGGCGTGCATTCGCCAGACGATCGTTGCACCGAACGCTTCATCGACTTAATCGCCGCCAAACGCGGTGTCGATGCGGCGCACGTGGTGACCAATGGCAGCGAGCAGACGGGGGAGTTTTGTGTGCACTACGACCCCGACGTGCTGTCGTTGGCCGACGTCCGCGATCTGGCTGGTCGCGTCGGCATGGACTTGGGGCAACGCTACGGTCATTGGTATGCCGAGATGGAACCGATGCACGCCGGACGGGCCAGCGCCGTGGAAACGCGACTGGCCAGCGTAAGCGGAGTGCTGGAAGCCGTGGTCTCGCCCGATGGAGCGGTGCGGGTGGAATACGATCGGCAGCAAACCGGCGAACAGGACATCGATCGGTCGCTTGATCAGATACTCGACCACTGGCGTCCTGATGGCGAAGCGGCCAAGCCATGTTGTCACGGCCACCACGACAAGCCAGGTTTGTTCGGACGTCAAACCGAATTGCTGTTTGCCTGCTTGTGTGGCGTCTGCCTGCTGGTCGGGTGGCTGCTGGCCAGCTTTACCGCGGTGTCGGCGACGGTGGCCATCGGTTTCTATCTAGCAGCCTTCTTCTTTGGTGGATTCTACACGGCCCGCGAAGCCTTCGAAAAGCTTCGTGGTGGCGCTTTTGAAATCGATTTCCTGATGCTGGTCGCGGCGGCCGGAGCGGCTGCGTTGGACGCCTGGGCGGAAGGGGCGTTGCTGCTGTTTCTGTTCAGCTTGGGGCACTCGCTGGAAGGTTATGCGATGGGCCGTGCCAAACGAGCCATCGAAGCTCTGGCCGAACTGACGCCCAGTACGGCTCGGGTGCGACGCGATGGTCGGGAACAAGAAGTATCCGTCGACGCGTTGCAGGTGGGCGATGTGGTCGTCGTCAAACCGGACGAACGTGTGGCCGCCGATGGGTTTGTCATCGCCGGGCAGTCCAGCGTCGATCAAGCTCCCATCACCGGTGAAAGCATGCCCGTCGACAAACATCCGGTGACCGATCGCAAGGCGGCCGCAGACAATGCGGAATTGCTGGCGGCCGAACACCGCGTCTATGCGGGCACGATCAATCAGGCCGGCGCGATCGAAATTCAAGTTACCAAAACGGCTGCGGAAAACACCTTGGCACGGGTGATAACGATGGTCAACGAAGCCGAAACGCGGGTTTCGCCGACCCAGAAATTCACGAAACGGTTTCAACGCGTCTTTGTACCCACCGTGCTGGCCACGGTCGTGTTGTTGCTGTTCGCCCCGCTGGTTCTGCAAGAATCGTTCGGCGAATCCTTCTACCGGGCGATGGCTGTATTGGTCGCTTCCAGCCCTTGTGCGCTGGCTATCTCGACTCCCAGTGCGGTGTTGAGTGGCGTGGCCCGAGCGGCTCGTGGCGGGATTCTGATCAAAGGAGGCGGTCCGCTGGAAAGCTTGGGGCAACTCGACGCGATCGCCTTTGACAAAACGGGAACGCTGACCGAGGGCCGTCCCAAAATCACCGACATCCAACCGGCTGAAGGCGTTGAGGAAAGTGAACTGTTGCGGATTGCCGTGGCCGTGGAATCGCTCAGCAACCACCCGCTCGCACAAGCCGTGGTCCGCGACGGCCGCACACGGTTAGATGCCTTGTCGACTGGCCAGTCGCTGCCCACCGCCCAAAATCTTCAGAGCATTACCGGTCGCGGCGTGCAGGCCGATGTCGAAGCCCAAACCGTGCTTCTGGGAAACGAGCAACTGTTCGCCGAAGTCGATGGTCCCCAGTTGCCCGCTGCGCTGCGTAACGCTGTCAACACGCTCGAATCCGATGGCCGCACGACGATGGTGGTACGTTATGGTGATCGTTTCTTGGGCGTGATCGGATTGATGGATACCCCGCGCGACGCCGCCTCGCGAACGATTGCTCGACTGCGGAAACTGGGCATCGATCGCATGATCATGATTTCGGGCGACAATCAGCAGGTTGCCAATGCCGTGGCCGCCGCCGTGGGAATCGACACGGCGCTGGGCGAGTTGATGCCGGAAGACAAAGTCAACGAGATCAAGAAACTGAATCGTCAAAGCGGCGTCGCCATGGTGGGCGACGGAGTCAACGACGCGCCAGCCATGGCTTCGGCGGCGGTCGGCATCGCGATGGGCGCCGCCGGCAGCGACGTCGCTCTGGAAACCGCCGACGTGGCCCTGATGGCCGACGAACTCGATCACTTGCCGCTGGCGATCGGACTAAGCCGTGCCACAAGCCGCATCATCCGGCAAAACCTTTGGATCAGCCTCGGGATGGTGGTGTTCCTGGTTCCCGCAACCATCTTGGGATTGAACATCGGTCCCGCCGTGGTGCTCCATGAAGGCTCCACGCTGCTGGTGGTCTGCAACGCCCTGCGGCTGCTGGCGTACAAGCCGTAG
- a CDS encoding efflux RND transporter permease subunit, protein MLNAMIRFALHQRLLVIAVAVLLIGVGTQQMLTMPIDVFPDLNRPRVVIMTEAPGLAPEEVESLITFPIETTMNGANGVEAVRSSSGVGMSVIYVEFAYGTDVYTDRQIVAERMQMVTDRLPTGITPQLAPVSSIMGQILMLGMWSDDPELDTMELRTTADWVVRQRLLTIPGVSQVFTIGGERKQFQVLIDPDAMLRLGVTLEEIQEAVSGSNQNGTGGYLDQQGPHELLVRSLGRIQSLSDLKKVPVTIRDGRPVLLSQVAEVAEGAQVKRGDSSAFVRNTGSEGAEFSGGPAVVLTINKQPGADTRGVTKAVQKAIAELKPTLPAGIQLATVYSQKSFIDRAIENVLEALRDGGVLVVIVLFLFLLNLRTTFITLTAIPLSLVMTAIVFAAFGLSINTMTLGGIAVAMGELVDDAIVDVENIYRRLKENRTAAQPLNPLLVVFRASTEVRRSIVFGTMIVILVFIPLFALSGMEGKLFAPLGVAYIVSILSSLIVSLTVTPVLSYWLLGKAPAREHEADGLVLRSLKWVADKVIRFSLTFPRFNLTVTVLLVALAAVFASRLEKDFLPPFNEGTIQLNVVLPPGTSLAESNRIGRMVEQSLKEVEDVKRFARRTGRAELDEHAEGVNMSELIIELDPHSPRSREQQLAEIRAAMEHIPGIVTAVEQPIAHLISHMLSGVKAQVGIKVYGDDLDLLRQQAEQIKTAMQTVPGVTDALVEPQVIIPQLRIELDRDQLLQYGLTSEDVNDDIQTAMNGKVVSEVLDGMRTFDLLIRMKEDYREDIEALKRLSIQLPEGGRIPLMGLATIYEAGGPNVVNRENVRRRIVIQCNVADRGVVDVVTDIQSAIDPIVQQLPAGYLVEYGGQFQSQQSASQRISALFVLSMVGVFLVLYTLFRSVNLSLQVMAALPMAFIGSIAALVLTGQTLTIAAMVGFISLAGIASRNGILLLQHYLHLVEFEGEQFTRPMIIRAGLERLAPVLMTALTSGIGLVPLVLSAGEAGKEILYPVATVILGGLISSTMLDFFVHPALFWLCGRNSASRVVAASQTQIELEEPSVIRRPQEPRME, encoded by the coding sequence GTGCTGAACGCAATGATTCGTTTCGCTCTGCACCAGCGGTTGCTGGTGATCGCCGTGGCGGTGCTACTGATCGGTGTGGGCACGCAGCAGATGTTGACGATGCCAATCGATGTGTTTCCCGATTTGAATCGACCACGCGTGGTGATCATGACCGAAGCCCCGGGATTGGCACCTGAAGAGGTTGAGTCGCTGATCACGTTTCCGATCGAAACGACCATGAACGGAGCCAACGGCGTGGAGGCCGTCCGCAGTTCTTCGGGCGTCGGCATGTCGGTGATCTACGTCGAGTTCGCATACGGCACCGACGTCTACACCGACCGCCAGATTGTCGCCGAGCGAATGCAGATGGTCACCGACCGCTTGCCCACCGGCATCACGCCCCAACTGGCTCCGGTCTCGTCGATCATGGGGCAGATTTTAATGCTGGGGATGTGGAGCGATGATCCCGAACTGGACACCATGGAACTGCGTACCACGGCGGATTGGGTGGTGCGGCAGCGTTTGCTCACCATTCCCGGCGTTTCCCAAGTCTTCACCATCGGCGGCGAACGCAAGCAGTTTCAGGTGTTGATCGACCCGGACGCCATGCTGCGACTGGGCGTGACGTTGGAAGAAATTCAGGAGGCCGTGTCCGGCAGTAACCAAAACGGAACTGGGGGGTATCTGGATCAACAGGGACCCCATGAACTGCTGGTCCGGTCGCTCGGGCGCATCCAAAGCTTGTCGGATCTGAAAAAGGTTCCCGTGACGATCCGCGACGGTCGGCCGGTGCTGCTATCGCAGGTTGCCGAAGTCGCCGAGGGAGCGCAGGTCAAACGCGGTGATAGTTCGGCGTTTGTCAGAAACACCGGCAGCGAAGGGGCAGAGTTTTCCGGAGGCCCGGCGGTGGTGTTGACCATCAACAAACAACCCGGGGCCGATACGCGGGGTGTGACCAAGGCGGTTCAGAAAGCGATTGCGGAACTCAAACCCACGCTGCCCGCTGGTATTCAACTGGCCACCGTGTATTCGCAGAAATCGTTTATCGACCGAGCCATCGAAAACGTGCTCGAAGCGCTTCGCGACGGCGGCGTGCTGGTCGTGATCGTGCTGTTCTTGTTTTTGTTAAACCTCCGCACCACGTTCATCACCTTGACGGCCATTCCGTTATCGCTGGTGATGACGGCGATTGTGTTTGCCGCCTTTGGGTTGTCGATCAACACCATGACGCTCGGGGGCATCGCCGTGGCGATGGGAGAACTGGTCGATGACGCGATCGTTGACGTGGAAAACATCTACCGTCGTTTAAAAGAAAACCGCACCGCCGCACAACCGCTGAATCCGTTGCTGGTGGTGTTTCGAGCCAGCACGGAAGTCCGCCGGTCGATCGTGTTCGGCACCATGATCGTGATTCTGGTGTTTATTCCGCTGTTTGCGCTCAGCGGTATGGAAGGCAAATTGTTCGCCCCCCTAGGCGTCGCATATATCGTTTCGATTTTGTCTTCTCTGATCGTTTCGCTAACTGTTACTCCGGTGTTGTCCTACTGGTTGTTGGGAAAAGCTCCGGCCCGCGAGCACGAGGCCGACGGTCTGGTGCTGCGATCGTTGAAGTGGGTGGCCGACAAAGTCATACGCTTTAGTTTGACATTTCCGCGTTTCAACTTGACCGTCACCGTGCTGCTGGTGGCTTTGGCCGCGGTGTTCGCATCGCGACTGGAGAAAGACTTTTTGCCGCCCTTCAACGAGGGCACGATCCAGTTAAACGTGGTCTTGCCGCCGGGCACTTCGCTGGCCGAATCGAATCGCATCGGACGGATGGTGGAACAGTCGCTGAAAGAGGTGGAAGACGTCAAACGTTTTGCGCGACGTACCGGACGAGCCGAATTGGACGAGCACGCCGAGGGCGTGAATATGTCTGAATTGATCATCGAACTCGATCCCCACTCGCCTCGCTCACGCGAACAGCAGTTGGCCGAAATTCGTGCAGCCATGGAGCACATCCCCGGCATCGTGACCGCGGTCGAACAACCGATCGCGCATCTGATCTCGCATATGCTGTCCGGCGTTAAAGCCCAGGTGGGCATCAAAGTCTACGGCGACGACCTGGACTTGCTGCGGCAGCAGGCCGAACAGATCAAGACGGCCATGCAAACCGTGCCCGGCGTCACCGACGCTCTGGTGGAGCCGCAGGTCATCATTCCGCAATTGCGCATCGAACTGGATCGTGACCAACTGTTGCAATATGGCCTGACCAGTGAAGACGTCAACGACGATATTCAGACGGCCATGAACGGCAAAGTCGTCTCCGAAGTACTCGACGGAATGCGGACCTTCGACCTGTTGATCCGTATGAAAGAAGACTATCGCGAAGACATCGAAGCGCTCAAACGGCTATCGATTCAGTTGCCCGAAGGCGGCCGAATTCCGCTGATGGGCTTGGCGACGATCTACGAAGCGGGGGGGCCCAATGTGGTTAATCGTGAAAACGTGCGCCGCCGGATTGTGATCCAGTGCAACGTGGCGGATCGTGGGGTGGTCGATGTGGTCACGGATATCCAATCCGCCATTGATCCGATTGTCCAACAACTGCCAGCGGGTTACCTGGTCGAATACGGCGGGCAATTCCAAAGCCAACAATCGGCCAGCCAACGCATCTCGGCGCTGTTTGTGTTGTCGATGGTCGGTGTGTTTCTGGTCCTGTATACCCTGTTTCGGTCCGTCAATCTGTCGCTGCAAGTCATGGCGGCGTTGCCGATGGCATTTATTGGTTCGATCGCCGCGCTGGTGCTGACCGGACAAACGCTGACCATCGCCGCCATGGTGGGATTTATTTCGTTGGCCGGGATCGCGTCGCGAAACGGGATCCTGTTGTTGCAGCACTATTTGCACCTGGTGGAATTCGAAGGCGAACAGTTCACACGGCCGATGATCATCCGCGCCGGGCTGGAACGGCTGGCACCGGTGTTGATGACCGCGTTGACCTCCGGCATCGGTCTGGTGCCCTTGGTGTTGTCGGCGGGCGAAGCCGGCAAAGAGATCCTGTATCCGGTGGCCACGGTCATTTTGGGCGGTCTGATCAGCAGCACGATGTTAGACTTTTTTGTCCACCCTGCCCTGTTCTGGTTGTGCGGACGCAATTCCGCCAGCCGCGTCGTGGCCGCATCCCAAACGCAGATTGAACTCGAAGAACCGTCCGTGATACGCCGTCCACAGGAGCCACGCATGGAATAG
- a CDS encoding efflux RND transporter periplasmic adaptor subunit: MRWNLSRLPWPGIRIAIGVLVVVIAAVSYGSWWPALSAWVDRTLASQSELPEDAPAHRPHAASGSTLSLELTPQARRNLGLTDRYLQPIQLSTYRRSITVPAIVVAKPGRSSIVVSSPLSGVVTHVHAVTGEAVMPGELLFEVRLTYEDLVDTQTAYLKTISELEVEDREIARLEEATRSGAISGRQLLERRYAKEKLEAFARSQREALKLHGLSDRQVEEIATQGKLLRDLQIVVPDVDQHSEDEELRLSSAATFPVSYTQPPPLAFPSLDAPPVNTPADAQVEESHLLVIDSSQVHKGQAVVSGERLCSLSDYSQLFIEGKAFENDVQAIANAAKNNWSVDAVFSGSQGRETVRDLKLAYVSNSIDSSSRTLSLFVELPNRIVRDETNDEGQRFVAWQYRVGQRLELRVPVEQWEQQIVLPIEAVVKEGADWYVFQQNGKRFDRVPVHVKHRDQRAVVVAHDGSIFPGDVVALKAAHQMQMAIKNQSGGAVDPHAGHSH; encoded by the coding sequence ATGCGATGGAATCTATCCAGACTGCCCTGGCCGGGAATCCGGATCGCGATCGGAGTGCTGGTGGTCGTGATCGCCGCGGTCAGCTACGGCAGTTGGTGGCCGGCGCTATCGGCTTGGGTGGACCGCACCTTGGCGTCCCAAAGTGAGTTACCGGAGGACGCTCCGGCGCATCGGCCGCATGCCGCGTCTGGATCCACGCTGTCCTTGGAATTGACGCCTCAAGCCCGCCGGAATCTGGGGCTGACCGACCGATACCTGCAGCCGATTCAATTATCGACCTATCGGCGTTCAATCACCGTGCCAGCGATTGTGGTCGCCAAACCGGGACGTTCATCGATCGTCGTCTCTTCGCCGCTCAGCGGAGTCGTCACTCACGTGCATGCGGTCACGGGCGAAGCGGTGATGCCGGGGGAATTGCTGTTCGAAGTTCGACTGACCTACGAAGACTTGGTCGATACGCAAACCGCCTATTTGAAAACGATCAGCGAACTGGAAGTCGAAGATCGCGAAATCGCCCGATTGGAAGAAGCCACGCGCTCCGGAGCGATCTCCGGCAGGCAGTTGCTCGAGCGGCGGTACGCCAAAGAAAAACTGGAAGCGTTCGCACGCTCGCAGCGCGAAGCCTTGAAGCTGCACGGATTGTCGGACCGGCAAGTGGAAGAAATCGCCACGCAGGGCAAACTGTTGCGAGATCTGCAGATCGTCGTTCCCGATGTCGACCAACATAGCGAAGACGAAGAGTTGCGTCTGAGCAGCGCCGCCACGTTCCCGGTTTCCTATACCCAACCGCCGCCGCTTGCCTTTCCATCCCTCGACGCGCCGCCGGTTAACACACCAGCCGACGCCCAAGTCGAGGAATCTCATCTGTTGGTCATTGATTCCTCACAGGTTCACAAAGGTCAAGCGGTGGTGTCAGGCGAACGGTTATGTTCCCTGTCGGATTACTCACAGTTGTTCATCGAGGGCAAGGCTTTTGAGAACGACGTGCAAGCGATCGCAAACGCAGCGAAGAACAACTGGTCGGTCGATGCCGTGTTCAGCGGATCGCAAGGACGCGAAACGGTTCGTGACCTGAAACTCGCTTATGTGTCCAATTCGATTGATTCCAGTTCTCGCACGTTGTCGCTGTTTGTGGAGCTGCCCAACCGCATCGTCCGCGACGAAACCAACGACGAAGGCCAGCGTTTCGTGGCTTGGCAGTATCGCGTTGGGCAACGTTTGGAATTGCGGGTACCGGTCGAACAGTGGGAACAACAGATCGTGCTGCCGATCGAAGCCGTCGTCAAAGAAGGAGCGGACTGGTACGTCTTCCAACAGAACGGCAAACGCTTTGACCGGGTGCCCGTGCACGTCAAACATCGCGATCAGCGGGCCGTGGTGGTGGCTCATGACGGTTCGATTTTTCCCGGCGATGTGGTGGCGCTAAAAGCCGCGCATCAGATGCAAATGGCGATCAAAAATCAATCGGGCGGCGCCGTCGATCCTCACGCTGGCCACTCGCACTAA
- a CDS encoding TolC family protein, producing MSKRRRNLVRLLLLTTTSGMIGCSTLPAVPSAPPPVADEADNHVAESLLAAPPVAESPNTGPAPGPENAAADNSAAETRQVAFDEPLLGSAGGTPPVDQFAVHAAVPFMDVAGVTRENAAQVSAAMTLADFEALALGNNPTLAELAATTRKAAGFRTQVGLYANPSVGYQANQLADEGTDQHTVYISQTIVTGDKLERNRRVQNEALRAQLLLLEAQKYRVKTDVHVKFYDALAAQQRVQLIQEFQAVADTGLELAELRKEALEGSQLDVVQANVQKNEIDLALQQAKVYYSGAWRELVALAGVPHVAEVPLQGQLPQSADAMDWATLSETLMFSSPEYRAAQTRVRQARANLDRQCVQPIPNLNVQFAAGNDNATNHGMINLQVGAPLPLFNRNQGNIAAARAELTRACQEVERIGNAIKARIGAVSREYDASLAAVRKYTDDILPNAEQGLQLAEVAYKAGETSFVQVLVARRSYFDTNLQYIESQAQLAQARARVDGYVLTGGLNAVTDGSGDDSLRGLTFSQE from the coding sequence ATGTCCAAGCGTCGACGAAACCTCGTCCGTCTGCTGTTGTTAACCACGACGAGCGGCATGATCGGCTGTTCCACACTGCCGGCTGTGCCTTCCGCCCCCCCGCCGGTCGCCGACGAAGCTGACAATCACGTTGCCGAATCACTGCTCGCCGCGCCGCCGGTTGCCGAATCGCCGAACACCGGGCCGGCGCCGGGGCCCGAAAACGCTGCTGCGGATAACTCTGCTGCGGAAACCCGTCAGGTCGCTTTTGATGAACCGCTGCTGGGCAGCGCTGGCGGTACGCCGCCGGTCGATCAGTTTGCCGTCCACGCTGCGGTACCGTTCATGGACGTTGCTGGCGTGACCAGGGAAAACGCGGCCCAAGTGTCCGCAGCGATGACGCTGGCTGATTTCGAGGCCTTGGCGCTAGGCAATAATCCGACGCTTGCCGAACTGGCGGCGACCACCCGCAAAGCCGCCGGGTTTCGTACCCAAGTCGGATTGTACGCCAATCCCAGCGTCGGCTACCAAGCCAACCAATTGGCCGACGAAGGCACCGACCAACACACCGTCTATATTTCGCAAACCATCGTTACCGGCGACAAGCTGGAACGGAATCGCCGCGTTCAAAACGAAGCCCTGCGAGCCCAGTTGTTGCTGCTGGAAGCTCAAAAATACCGCGTCAAAACCGACGTTCACGTCAAGTTCTACGATGCCTTGGCGGCTCAGCAACGCGTTCAGCTGATCCAGGAGTTTCAAGCGGTCGCCGACACCGGATTGGAATTGGCCGAACTGAGAAAAGAAGCTCTGGAAGGGTCTCAGTTGGACGTTGTGCAGGCCAACGTGCAAAAGAACGAAATCGATTTGGCGCTGCAACAGGCCAAGGTCTATTACTCCGGGGCGTGGCGGGAACTGGTGGCCTTGGCGGGCGTGCCACATGTGGCCGAGGTGCCGTTGCAAGGCCAACTGCCGCAGTCCGCAGACGCCATGGATTGGGCGACCCTCAGTGAGACGTTGATGTTCTCCAGCCCCGAATACCGAGCCGCTCAGACTCGCGTCCGGCAAGCTCGGGCGAACCTTGACCGCCAATGTGTCCAGCCGATTCCCAACCTGAACGTGCAATTTGCCGCCGGTAATGACAACGCCACCAATCACGGCATGATCAACCTGCAGGTCGGAGCGCCGCTGCCCCTGTTCAACAGGAACCAGGGCAATATCGCGGCGGCACGGGCCGAACTGACGCGGGCGTGCCAAGAGGTCGAACGCATCGGAAACGCGATCAAAGCTCGTATCGGAGCCGTCTCGCGAGAATACGACGCTTCGCTGGCCGCGGTCCGCAAATATACCGATGACATCCTGCCCAACGCCGAGCAGGGACTGCAACTGGCCGAAGTCGCCTATAAAGCCGGCGAAACCAGCTTCGTTCAAGTCCTGGTTGCGCGGCGATCGTATTTCGACACCAATTTGCAGTACATCGAATCGCAGGCCCAATTGGCTCAGGCTCGAGCCCGCGTCGATGGCTATGTGCTGACCGGCGGCTTAAACGCCGTTACCGACGGCAGCGGCGACGACAGCTTGCGAGGCCTGACCTTCAGCCAGGAATAA
- a CDS encoding DUF3565 domain-containing protein — MLQPMTGFHRDDEGHWVAQLGCGHHQHVRHDPPWMQRPWVTTAAGRASMLGHRLECKKCDEAAPPDQPPGPA; from the coding sequence ATGTTACAACCCATGACCGGTTTTCATCGTGATGACGAAGGGCATTGGGTCGCGCAGCTCGGCTGCGGTCACCATCAACATGTCCGACACGATCCGCCTTGGATGCAGCGACCGTGGGTGACCACAGCGGCCGGGCGGGCGTCGATGCTGGGGCATCGATTGGAATGCAAAAAATGCGACGAAGCCGCGCCGCCAGACCAGCCTCCGGGGCCGGCCTGA
- a CDS encoding BON domain-containing protein: MPQLSLDECVSASLLRVCGADVVRDVRCESHEGKVTLTGSVSNREDLAMCGTVARTVPNVRSVDNQLTVADEA; the protein is encoded by the coding sequence ATGCCACAACTATCATTAGACGAATGTGTCTCGGCCTCGTTGCTCCGCGTTTGCGGGGCCGATGTGGTCCGCGATGTCCGCTGCGAGTCGCATGAGGGCAAAGTTACCTTAACGGGTTCGGTTTCTAATCGCGAAGACCTAGCGATGTGTGGTACCGTGGCCCGCACGGTACCCAACGTGCGTTCGGTGGACAATCAATTGACCGTTGCCGACGAGGCTTAG
- a CDS encoding YceI family protein, with translation MRQLLTAGLQTLVIGTLACVAAASASAADEYEYDLVHSSVSFKARHLDISWIHGRFNDVSGKFSLDRQDPSKSTFELTIKTDSVDTANAARDEHLRQPDYFDTKQYPTITFKSTSTKPIDGGYEVTGDFTMHGTTKQITLTLMGGKEHVFKNVKRVAFSTELALKRSDYGFDPKAIGPIGDKALIMIDCEGVQK, from the coding sequence ATGCGACAATTGTTAACGGCCGGTTTGCAAACACTTGTGATTGGAACGCTAGCTTGTGTGGCTGCCGCATCGGCATCGGCGGCCGACGAATATGAATACGACCTGGTGCATTCTTCGGTCAGCTTTAAAGCCCGGCACTTGGATATCAGTTGGATCCATGGTCGCTTTAACGACGTATCGGGCAAATTTTCGCTGGACCGCCAAGACCCCTCGAAGTCGACCTTTGAATTGACGATCAAAACCGACAGCGTGGATACGGCCAACGCCGCTCGCGACGAACACCTGCGGCAACCCGACTACTTTGATACCAAGCAGTACCCCACGATCACCTTCAAAAGTACCAGCACGAAACCCATCGATGGTGGGTATGAAGTGACCGGGGATTTCACCATGCACGGGACGACCAAGCAGATCACGCTGACGTTGATGGGCGGCAAAGAGCACGTGTTTAAAAATGTCAAACGTGTGGCCTTCTCGACCGAGCTGGCGCTGAAGCGAAGCGATTACGGCTTCGATCCCAAAGCCATCGGTCCGATCGGCGATAAAGCCTTGATCATGATCGACTGCGAAGGCGTGCAGAAATAG
- a CDS encoding sterol desaturase family protein, with protein sequence MHALQLVTTLAVEFTVIFLFILVPGYLIPCGQAYYNYFIRRDASNEERRIQQRRPTDKGIRREIRLSLQTIAIFSAMGTALFEMYKAGWTSIYRDLDAYPLVYLPISFFICLVVHDTFFYWTHRFMHWRPVFKYFHAGHHRSVSPSPWATYAFQPLEAITQFIGIMLIVVFVPLHPIALLAFLTWDTVVNVAGHTGYEMVPQWLSRQPWFKGFNTVTHHDNHHTNMRVNFGAFFNVWDRWMGTYLDDRPAAAEPAQRQTVRRPTSAPRHNAAHPHPAKRQLADSSAGNAAGARR encoded by the coding sequence ATGCATGCGTTGCAGTTGGTCACCACGCTCGCAGTGGAATTCACTGTGATCTTTTTGTTCATTCTGGTGCCAGGCTACCTGATCCCTTGCGGACAGGCCTATTACAACTATTTCATTCGTCGCGACGCATCCAATGAAGAGCGGCGAATTCAACAGCGCCGTCCGACCGACAAAGGGATTCGCCGAGAGATCCGCTTGTCGTTGCAGACGATCGCGATTTTTTCCGCGATGGGTACGGCATTGTTTGAAATGTACAAAGCCGGTTGGACCAGCATCTATCGCGACCTGGATGCTTACCCCCTGGTGTATTTACCGATCAGCTTTTTCATTTGTCTGGTGGTGCATGACACGTTCTTTTATTGGACCCATCGGTTCATGCATTGGCGGCCGGTGTTCAAATACTTTCATGCCGGTCACCATCGTTCGGTCAGCCCCAGTCCTTGGGCCACCTACGCATTCCAGCCCCTGGAAGCCATCACGCAATTCATTGGCATCATGCTGATTGTGGTGTTTGTACCGTTGCACCCGATCGCCTTGTTGGCCTTCTTAACGTGGGACACGGTCGTCAACGTGGCGGGACATACGGGCTATGAGATGGTACCCCAGTGGTTGTCGCGTCAGCCTTGGTTCAAAGGCTTTAATACGGTGACGCACCATGACAATCACCACACCAATATGCGAGTCAACTTTGGCGCATTCTTCAACGTCTGGGACCGTTGGATGGGGACGTATCTAGACGATCGACCGGCAGCCGCCGAACCCGCTCAGCGACAAACCGTGCGACGTCCGACGTCGGCCCCCCGCCATAACGCCGCGCATCCCCACCCCGCGAAACGCCAGCTTGCGGATTCCTCCGCAGGCAACGCCGCCGGTGCGCGACGGTAG